The following DNA comes from Picosynechococcus sp. PCC 7003.
GGTCTTGGATTTTGTTTTGAGCTTTGGTGAAAATCTGTCCCAACATGCCGGGTCTGGTTCCGAGTTCCCGCAGGAGTTCGATGTAGTGGGTTTCGAGGGCTGCACCTTTTTTCTCCTTGAGGCTTTGCCAATTGTAGGTTTCGGGGAGATCAATTTGTCGGTTATAGGGCGGTTTGGTGTATTCGTCCGCCATTTTGAGAAAAATTAAATAGGTGAGTTGTTCGAGATAGTCGCCATAGCCCACGCCATCATCACGGAGGGTGGTGCAGAAATTCCAAACTTTGGCGCTTACGGATTCGGTAGTCATTTTTGAATTTAATCTAGGCGTTTTATTGATTGGCAAAAGGATTAATGACTTCTAAGCTAGAAATATTTTTAAAGTCATTAACATTGCGGGTGACCAGAATCGCATTTTCTGTTAGGCATGTACTCGCAATAATGGCATCGGGTAATTTAATCTTATGTTGTTGCCGAAGTTGAATTGTTTGAGTTTCAACTGATGGATTGATAAAGACTAAATCAAAGATTGCAAGGCTATCTTTTATCTCTTGAAATTGCTGCTGAGATAAATTGGGATAACCTAACAGCTCGATCTTGACAATTGTGGAAAGAATAATTGTATTTTCTTGGAGAAAGTCGAAGTCAAAAAGAGGGTCTACCTGAGGCTCTCCGCTAAAGTAGTCAATAAATACATTGGTGTCATATAAGTATTTCATCTTGAGCGTCTAATCCCATTCTTGACGCACTGTTTGACTGTATTTGAGTAATTCTTGCCGTTGTTCTTTTAGGATTCCTTTTGTTCGTTTCAGGACTTCGTATTTGGCAGGGGTCAACACTTGATTGATAAATTCTTCTGGCAAGTTAAAGGTAAGGTTTTCTTGGTCTTCTTGGAGAAGATAGGTTTTGGGGATTTTGATGATAGTCATGGTTGATTGGTTAGGAGAAATTATCTGTAGTTTTGATTAGAGCGGTATTCCCTCACGGCGAACATTCAACATTAGAGGACTTTTTTCTGTTTCAAAGTCTTGGTTATTGGCATAAATGCAACTGATAAGCACGCCAAATTCAAGGGATATTTCGGTAATAAAATCGATGATTTGTTCCCGTTTAGTTTGCTTTTGTTTTTTGTCTTTGAGGACAACTAAAATGTCAATGTCTGATTCTGGTGTTGCGTCTCCTCTGGCTTGGGAACCAAAGACAATTAAGGAAATTAGGTTATCTTGAAATATTTCTGAAAATTGTTTTTTTATTGTGGGGGTGAGGGTTTCGAGGAGGGAAGTCATGGCGGTTTCTATTTTTTGTTTTTGGTGGCTGCTTTTTCTTCTCTGATGCGCTCTAGCAAAACACTAGCAGGCTCATCATTGGGATCTTGGGGGATGAGTTGACCAGAAAAGGCTTTTTTGAGAATAGATTGACGTACAATTTCTGATTTTTGTAATGATATTTTA
Coding sequences within:
- a CDS encoding type II toxin-antitoxin system VapC family toxin; this encodes MKYLYDTNVFIDYFSGEPQVDPLFDFDFLQENTIILSTIVKIELLGYPNLSQQQFQEIKDSLAIFDLVFINPSVETQTIQLRQQHKIKLPDAIIASTCLTENAILVTRNVNDFKNISSLEVINPFANQ
- a CDS encoding nucleotidyltransferase domain-containing protein, whose protein sequence is MTSLLETLTPTIKKQFSEIFQDNLISLIVFGSQARGDATPESDIDILVVLKDKKQKQTKREQIIDFITEISLEFGVLISCIYANNQDFETEKSPLMLNVRREGIPL